One Candidatus Omnitrophota bacterium DNA window includes the following coding sequences:
- the tuf gene encoding elongation factor Tu — MAKEKFVRSKPHVNIGTIGHIDHGKTTLTAAICNVLSKLGQATARDYADIAKGGTVRDETKVVTISVAHVEYETAARHYAHIDCPGHADYIKNMITGAAQMDGAILVVSAADGPMPQTREHILLARQVNVPAMVVFMNKVDLVDDKELLDLVEMEIRDLLTKYGYPGDKTPIIRGSANKAYSATDPNGADAKCIMDLMKAVDEFIPLPPRELDKPLLMAVEDVFSIEGRGTVATGRIERGKVKVGEEVELIGLRDLPKKSVVTGIEMFRKLLDEGQAGDNVGLLLRGIEKNDVERGMVIAAPKSILPHTKFKAKVYILTKEEGGRHTPFFKGYRPQFYFRTTDVTGTAILPTGVEMVMPGDNVDLEVELIIPVAIEKESRFAIREGGHTVGAGVVTEVIA; from the coding sequence ATGGCTAAAGAAAAATTTGTAAGAAGTAAGCCGCATGTAAATATCGGAACCATTGGACATATTGATCATGGTAAAACCACACTTACTGCTGCCATTTGTAATGTTTTATCAAAACTTGGGCAAGCTACAGCCAGAGATTATGCAGATATTGCTAAAGGTGGTACGGTTAGAGATGAGACAAAAGTTGTTACGATTTCAGTTGCGCACGTTGAGTACGAAACTGCCGCACGTCACTATGCACATATCGATTGTCCGGGGCACGCCGATTACATTAAGAATATGATTACCGGGGCTGCTCAGATGGACGGAGCAATTTTAGTTGTTTCAGCAGCAGATGGCCCGATGCCTCAGACTCGCGAGCACATACTTTTAGCGCGGCAGGTAAATGTACCTGCAATGGTCGTGTTCATGAACAAGGTTGATTTGGTGGATGATAAAGAACTTTTGGATCTAGTTGAAATGGAAATAAGAGATCTTTTAACCAAATATGGATACCCAGGAGATAAAACTCCGATTATCCGTGGTAGTGCCAATAAAGCTTATTCCGCAACTGATCCTAATGGAGCAGACGCTAAGTGTATTATGGATTTGATGAAAGCAGTTGATGAGTTTATTCCTCTTCCTCCTAGGGAGTTAGATAAACCTTTGCTTATGGCAGTTGAAGATGTTTTCAGTATTGAAGGTAGAGGTACTGTTGCTACCGGAAGAATCGAACGTGGCAAAGTTAAGGTTGGAGAGGAAGTTGAGCTTATCGGTTTGAGGGATTTGCCCAAGAAGTCGGTGGTTACCGGAATTGAAATGTTCCGTAAACTTTTAGATGAAGGGCAAGCCGGAGATAATGTTGGTTTACTTTTAAGAGGTATAGAAAAGAATGATGTTGAGCGTGGAATGGTAATTGCGGCTCCTAAATCTATTCTACCTCATACAAAATTTAAAGCCAAGGTTTACATTTTAACCAAAGAGGAAGGCGGAAGACATACTCCATTTTTTAAAGGATATCGTCCACAGTTTTATTTCCGTACTACCGATGTAACCGGAACAGCTATTCTTCCTACCGGTGTTGAAATGGTTATGCCTGGAGATAACGTGGATTTGGAAGTTGAGTTGATTATTCCGGTTGCCATTGAAAAAGAATCGCGTTTTGCTATTCGCGAAGGTGGCCACACTGTTGGAGCAGGAGTAGTTACTGAGGTTATTGCATAA
- the rpsJ gene encoding 30S ribosomal protein S10 codes for MNTQKIRIKLKAYDHRLLDQAVIEIVDTVKRTGAKISGPVPLPTKREIYTVLRSPHVDKKSREQFDLSTHKRLIDIFEPTAKTIDSLRKLNLPAGVDVEIK; via the coding sequence ATGAATACACAAAAGATTCGTATTAAGTTAAAAGCCTATGATCATCGCCTCTTGGATCAGGCAGTAATTGAAATTGTGGATACCGTTAAGCGTACCGGGGCCAAGATTTCCGGCCCCGTACCGCTTCCTACTAAAAGGGAAATTTACACGGTACTGCGTTCCCCGCACGTTGACAAAAAATCGCGGGAACAGTTTGATTTATCTACCCATAAACGCCTTATTGACATCTTTGAACCCACAGCCAAGACCATCGATTCGTTAAGGAAATTAAACCTTCCTGCAGGGGTGGACGTAGAAATCAAGTAA
- the rplC gene encoding 50S ribosomal protein L3: MIGLIGKKIGMTQVFTADNSQVGVTAIEAGPCPILMVMGKFIQLGFDLAREKSLKKPQLGLYKKLNITPRKVIKDITKEANVEYKVGNELRVDLFAEGDFVDVSGISIGKSFQGGMKRWHWKGGPRTHGSTSHRRVGSIGSSTTPGRVFRGHHMPGHMGAQNVTVQNLKVIKVDLANNLLLVEGGVPGHKNGYLVVTKALKKKAKKVAVKK, encoded by the coding sequence ATGATTGGATTGATTGGTAAAAAAATTGGAATGACTCAAGTGTTTACTGCAGATAATAGCCAGGTTGGCGTTACTGCTATCGAGGCTGGGCCTTGTCCGATACTTATGGTTATGGGCAAGTTTATTCAGCTGGGTTTTGATTTAGCAAGGGAAAAGAGTTTGAAAAAACCGCAGTTAGGCCTTTATAAAAAATTAAATATAACTCCTCGTAAAGTAATCAAAGATATTACAAAAGAGGCTAATGTTGAATATAAGGTTGGTAATGAACTTAGGGTTGATCTTTTTGCGGAAGGTGATTTTGTAGATGTAAGCGGAATTTCTATTGGAAAAAGTTTTCAGGGAGGTATGAAACGTTGGCATTGGAAGGGTGGGCCCAGGACGCATGGTTCTACTTCACATCGTCGAGTCGGTTCTATTGGTTCTAGCACCACTCCTGGCCGTGTATTTCGCGGGCATCATATGCCAGGGCATATGGGTGCACAAAATGTAACGGTACAGAACTTAAAAGTAATCAAAGTAGATTTAGCTAATAACCTTCTGTTGGTTGAAGGAGGGGTTCCCGGTCACAAGAACGGGTATTTAGTGGTTACTAAAGCCTTGAAGAAAAAGGCAAAGAAAGTAGCGGTAAAGAAATAA
- the rplD gene encoding 50S ribosomal protein L4: MFKLSVYNIQGKEVETIELDAKIFDGSQNTDSLHQAIEGYRANQRKGLASTKTRGEVSGGGKKPWKQKGTGRARVGSTRSPLWRHGGVVFGPHPRDFSYDVPQKIKALALKTSLNLKLKENNFMVLDDFKIELPKTKEAVNVLSNLKLFSAKEKKIKKVLFLTHKLDSKLKTALKNINFLTVDLASDCHAYEVMNNQKLLITKEGLGLLTKRLK; this comes from the coding sequence ATGTTTAAATTATCTGTATATAATATTCAAGGGAAAGAAGTTGAAACGATTGAGCTGGACGCGAAGATCTTTGATGGCAGCCAAAATACCGATAGTTTGCATCAAGCCATTGAGGGTTATAGGGCTAATCAAAGAAAAGGATTAGCTTCTACTAAAACCCGCGGCGAAGTTTCCGGTGGCGGTAAGAAACCCTGGAAACAAAAAGGTACAGGGCGTGCCCGCGTAGGTTCTACTCGTTCTCCGCTTTGGAGGCATGGAGGCGTAGTCTTTGGGCCACATCCGCGTGATTTTTCTTATGATGTTCCTCAGAAAATCAAGGCCCTGGCTTTAAAAACCAGTTTGAATCTTAAGTTAAAAGAAAACAACTTTATGGTGCTGGATGATTTTAAAATCGAATTGCCCAAGACTAAAGAAGCAGTTAATGTTTTAAGTAATTTAAAATTATTCTCAGCAAAAGAAAAAAAGATAAAAAAGGTTTTATTTCTAACGCATAAGCTAGACAGCAAATTAAAGACAGCTTTGAAGAATATTAATTTTTTGACTGTAGATTTGGCTTCTGATTGCCATGCTTATGAAGTAATGAACAACCAAAAACTGCTTATTACTAAAGAGGGATTGGGGCTTCTTACAAAGAGGTTAAAATAA
- the rplW gene encoding 50S ribosomal protein L23, with translation MARLDSIIKALLQTEKSSTYLPGGKYLFLVDNAANKIEIKKAVEVLYKVKVKDVNTFVSIGKLKRVRHQLGRTSDTKKAVVTLAAGQKIEVA, from the coding sequence ATGGCTCGGTTGGATTCTATAATTAAAGCGCTTTTACAAACTGAAAAATCTAGTACTTATTTGCCTGGTGGTAAATATCTTTTTCTGGTAGATAATGCTGCCAACAAGATTGAAATTAAAAAAGCAGTTGAAGTGCTTTATAAAGTCAAAGTAAAGGATGTTAATACATTTGTTTCAATTGGGAAGTTAAAAAGAGTAAGGCATCAGTTAGGGCGTACATCTGATACCAAGAAGGCTGTGGTTACTTTGGCGGCCGGACAAAAAATAGAGGTAGCATAA
- the rplB gene encoding 50S ribosomal protein L2, which yields MGLIKFKPTTPSRRHMSGPDFAEITKTKPERSLLVPLKKTGGRNSYGRITTRHIGGGHKRMLRLIDFKRDNLDQPAKVLAIEYDPNRSARISLVEYPDKQKRYIIAPLGLNVGDIVVASDQKDIEIKPGNCLLLRNIPSGTLIHNIELSKGKGAQIVRGAGTSAQIMAKESDMAHVRLPSGEVRLVSLDCHATIGQIGNIDHDAIILGKAGKSRWLGIKPSVRGVVMNPFDHPHGGGEGKSGQGNPHPVTPWGKPTKGYRTRNRNKYSNKFIVKRRKP from the coding sequence ATGGGTCTTATTAAATTCAAGCCGACTACACCAAGCCGCAGGCATATGAGCGGGCCGGATTTTGCCGAGATCACCAAGACAAAACCGGAGCGTTCATTGTTGGTCCCCTTAAAAAAAACGGGGGGAAGAAATTCTTATGGGCGTATTACTACTAGGCATATTGGCGGCGGACATAAGCGTATGTTGCGTTTAATTGATTTTAAACGCGATAACCTCGACCAACCGGCAAAGGTTCTAGCTATTGAATATGATCCGAATCGATCAGCCAGGATTTCTTTAGTTGAATATCCTGATAAACAAAAGAGATATATTATTGCCCCGCTTGGCCTTAATGTAGGGGATATTGTTGTTGCCAGCGACCAGAAAGACATTGAAATTAAACCTGGTAATTGCCTTCTTTTACGCAATATTCCTTCCGGAACACTGATTCATAATATTGAATTATCTAAGGGCAAGGGTGCACAAATTGTCCGTGGTGCAGGAACTAGCGCTCAGATTATGGCAAAAGAGTCTGATATGGCCCATGTTCGATTGCCAAGCGGTGAAGTAAGGTTAGTAAGCCTAGATTGTCATGCTACTATCGGGCAAATTGGTAATATTGACCACGATGCCATTATTTTAGGAAAAGCAGGTAAAAGCCGCTGGTTAGGAATCAAACCTTCAGTAAGAGGAGTAGTAATGAATCCATTTGATCATCCTCACGGTGGAGGAGAAGGCAAGAGTGGGCAAGGTAATCCGCATCCTGTTACTCCTTGGGGTAAGCCTACCAAAGGTTATCGCACTAGGAACCGAAATAAATATTCTAATAAATTTATCGTTAAAAGAAGGAAGCCATAA
- the rpsS gene encoding 30S ribosomal protein S19: MPRSLKKGPYVEESLLKKIQKQTKAGLRQAIKTWSRRSTVLPDFVGLTFAVYDGKKHVPVFITENMVGHKLGEFAPSRIFRKHGGIKAKKALEKT; encoded by the coding sequence ATGCCGCGCTCACTTAAAAAAGGTCCATACGTTGAGGAAAGTTTATTAAAAAAGATTCAAAAGCAGACTAAGGCTGGATTGCGTCAGGCAATTAAAACCTGGAGCAGAAGGTCAACAGTGTTGCCGGATTTCGTAGGTTTAACGTTTGCGGTTTATGATGGCAAGAAGCATGTTCCGGTTTTTATAACCGAGAATATGGTAGGGCATAAACTAGGAGAGTTTGCTCCGTCGAGGATATTCAGGAAACATGGCGGTATAAAAGCAAAGAAGGCTCTGGAGAAAACATAA
- the rplV gene encoding 50S ribosomal protein L22 — translation MISKAEGKFLRISPSKVRIVADLIRGKDAIVAQGILLHLNKRSKEYLIKILKSAIANAKIKGFVADKLYVSKIVCNPGPMWKRFKAAAFGRAASIVKRTVHIKIELDLKPGE, via the coding sequence ATGATTTCAAAAGCTGAAGGAAAATTTTTGAGAATTTCTCCCAGTAAGGTACGTATAGTTGCTGATCTTATTCGTGGCAAAGATGCAATTGTCGCACAAGGGATTCTTTTGCATTTAAATAAAAGGTCAAAAGAATATTTAATAAAGATATTGAAATCTGCCATTGCTAATGCTAAAATAAAAGGTTTCGTAGCTGATAAATTATATGTTTCTAAGATTGTTTGTAATCCTGGCCCGATGTGGAAGAGGTTTAAGGCAGCAGCTTTCGGCCGGGCTGCCTCAATAGTTAAGCGTACTGTTCATATAAAAATTGAATTAGATTTAAAACCGGGGGAGTAA
- the rpsC gene encoding 30S ribosomal protein S3, translating into MGHKVSPLVLRIGFIRQWHSRWFAKAKDFPLFIQQDQKIRKFIKNKFKQAAISKIVIERLAEKIKVRIFSARPGIIIGRHGSDIERLRADLNSLVKNELSIDIQEINNPAWDAQLVAENIALQQEKRIAFRRAVKRAMEQSIQSGVKGIRVSCSGRLNGAEMGRRETYKIGKVPLQTLRADIDYGFAEALTTYGLIGVKVWIYKGDILGKEFVKEDVKVVQQGRSQEAFRQQSQR; encoded by the coding sequence ATGGGACATAAGGTAAGTCCTTTAGTGTTAAGGATTGGTTTTATAAGACAGTGGCATTCGCGTTGGTTTGCTAAAGCCAAAGATTTCCCGCTGTTTATCCAGCAGGATCAAAAAATAAGAAAATTTATTAAAAATAAGTTTAAGCAGGCAGCGATATCTAAAATTGTTATTGAAAGGCTTGCAGAAAAAATTAAAGTTCGTATTTTTTCAGCCCGCCCTGGAATTATTATCGGCCGGCATGGTTCGGATATTGAGCGCTTACGCGCGGATCTAAATAGTTTGGTCAAGAATGAATTGTCTATTGATATACAGGAAATTAATAATCCTGCCTGGGATGCGCAATTAGTTGCGGAGAATATTGCTTTGCAACAAGAAAAGAGGATTGCATTTCGTAGGGCAGTAAAAAGAGCTATGGAGCAGTCAATTCAATCCGGAGTAAAAGGTATTAGGGTTAGTTGTTCTGGCCGGCTCAATGGCGCAGAAATGGGCCGCCGTGAAACTTATAAAATTGGCAAGGTTCCTTTACAAACTTTACGCGCGGATATTGATTATGGTTTTGCAGAAGCCCTTACAACATACGGTTTAATCGGAGTTAAGGTTTGGATTTATAAAGGGGATATTCTGGGAAAAGAATTTGTCAAAGAAGATGTTAAAGTGGTTCAACAGGGACGGTCTCAGGAAGCATTTCGGCAGCAGTCTCAACGTTAA
- the rplP gene encoding 50S ribosomal protein L16: MVLMPKRVKYRKLQKGQRRGIATCGSTLSFGEFGLKSLENGWIKNTQIEAVRVILARQLHKGGKLWIRIFPDKSITKKPAEVRMGKGKGDLDHWVAVVKRGRILFELGGIPQEYAKSCFRLAAYKIPLRTKFVTRMHK; encoded by the coding sequence ATGGTTTTAATGCCCAAAAGAGTTAAATATCGTAAATTACAAAAAGGCCAAAGGCGTGGGATAGCTACTTGTGGCTCGACTTTATCTTTTGGAGAGTTTGGTTTAAAATCTTTAGAAAATGGTTGGATTAAAAATACGCAAATCGAAGCAGTACGCGTGATTTTGGCGCGTCAGTTGCATAAAGGCGGTAAATTATGGATCAGGATATTTCCGGATAAATCCATAACCAAGAAACCGGCTGAAGTACGTATGGGTAAAGGTAAAGGAGATCTTGATCATTGGGTGGCTGTAGTAAAAAGAGGCCGTATACTTTTTGAATTGGGCGGAATTCCTCAGGAGTATGCTAAGTCATGTTTTCGTCTGGCAGCCTATAAGATACCGCTACGCACAAAATTTGTAACCAGGATGCATAAATAA
- the rpmC gene encoding 50S ribosomal protein L29: MKLLELKALTGTELLEKEKTLYAELSKLNLQRYTGRVEKPHKFALIKKDIARIRTILNQKKER; the protein is encoded by the coding sequence ATGAAACTACTTGAATTAAAAGCTTTAACAGGAACTGAATTGTTAGAAAAAGAGAAGACGCTGTATGCTGAATTGTCTAAATTAAATTTACAGCGTTATACAGGCCGAGTAGAGAAGCCGCATAAGTTTGCACTGATAAAAAAAGATATTGCGCGCATCAGGACAATCTTAAACCAGAAGAAAGAAAGATAA
- the rpsQ gene encoding 30S ribosomal protein S17 produces MGKKKEFIGLVVSDKMQKTVVVKTMHLTRHAKYSKTIKLHNKFKAHDEKGTARLGDTVSIAETRPLSKDKHFIVKAVLKKAADTHLVSAEEIV; encoded by the coding sequence ATGGGAAAGAAAAAAGAATTTATAGGTTTAGTAGTAAGCGATAAAATGCAAAAAACAGTCGTAGTTAAGACTATGCATTTGACCAGGCATGCGAAATATTCCAAAACAATTAAACTTCATAATAAATTCAAAGCTCATGATGAAAAAGGCACGGCTAGGCTGGGAGATACAGTAAGTATAGCAGAAACGCGTCCTTTATCCAAAGATAAGCATTTTATAGTCAAAGCAGTACTTAAAAAAGCGGCAGATACGCATCTTGTATCTGCTGAGGAGATAGTTTAA
- the rplN gene encoding 50S ribosomal protein L14, translated as MLQLRSIFDVADNTGARKASLICVLKKMGSFNADIGDVIKVNIKESIPGAAVKKGEMARAVIVRTRRDIRRADGSILRFDRNAIVIIDDKDNPRGTRVFGPVARELRDKNFNKIISLAPEVI; from the coding sequence ATGCTTCAATTACGTAGTATTTTCGATGTTGCAGATAATACCGGGGCCCGTAAGGCTTCTTTGATTTGTGTTTTAAAAAAAATGGGTAGTTTTAATGCAGATATCGGAGATGTCATAAAGGTTAATATTAAAGAATCTATCCCGGGAGCTGCAGTGAAAAAGGGGGAGATGGCCAGGGCGGTAATCGTGCGCACCAGGCGTGATATAAGACGGGCGGATGGTTCAATATTACGTTTTGACCGCAATGCCATAGTAATTATTGATGATAAAGATAATCCGCGAGGAACACGCGTTTTTGGGCCGGTTGCCCGCGAATTAAGGGATAAAAATTTTAATAAAATAATTTCTTTAGCGCCAGAGGTAATTTAA
- the rplX gene encoding 50S ribosomal protein L24, whose product MQKIRKNDIVQIIKGKDKGKQGKVINVIEEGKRAIVEGLNLAKKHKRQSRQDQKGGIISIEMPLSVSNLMVFCKHCSKPSRVGALTLKDGTKSRFCKACKEAL is encoded by the coding sequence ATGCAGAAAATTAGGAAGAATGATATTGTTCAGATAATTAAAGGTAAAGATAAAGGAAAGCAGGGCAAAGTAATTAATGTTATCGAGGAAGGCAAGCGCGCCATAGTTGAGGGTTTAAACCTTGCTAAGAAACATAAGCGTCAGAGCCGACAGGATCAAAAAGGCGGGATAATTTCGATAGAGATGCCTTTGTCTGTATCTAATCTTATGGTTTTTTGTAAGCATTGTTCAAAGCCTTCGCGTGTAGGAGCTTTGACTTTAAAAGACGGAACCAAATCCAGATTTTGTAAAGCATGTAAAGAGGCATTATAA
- the rplE gene encoding 50S ribosomal protein L5, whose translation MIPRLLEKYRNEIVPKLMEDFKLKNKMAVPAVDKIVVNMGIGEGTQDVKLLEKSVEELGNITGQKPIIRRAKKAIANFKVREGQAVGAKVTLRRVMMYEFMDRLLNIALPRIRDFQGVSRDSFDKGFNYTLGLSEQIIFPEIEYDKITRTQGMDITFVIKNAKNIEQARSLLKYFGMPFKAKEEK comes from the coding sequence ATGATACCTAGACTACTAGAAAAATATCGTAATGAAATTGTTCCGAAATTAATGGAAGATTTTAAATTAAAAAATAAAATGGCAGTTCCTGCAGTTGATAAGATTGTGGTGAATATGGGTATTGGTGAAGGTACTCAGGATGTTAAATTATTAGAGAAATCAGTCGAAGAGCTGGGAAATATAACTGGGCAGAAACCGATTATCCGACGCGCAAAAAAAGCAATTGCAAATTTTAAGGTTAGAGAGGGCCAAGCGGTTGGCGCCAAAGTAACTTTAAGGCGTGTGATGATGTATGAGTTTATGGATCGGCTGCTTAATATCGCTCTTCCTCGTATTCGTGATTTTCAAGGGGTTTCCCGGGATTCCTTTGATAAAGGGTTTAATTATACCTTGGGTTTAAGTGAGCAGATTATATTTCCTGAGATCGAATATGATAAAATTACCCGTACCCAAGGAATGGATATTACTTTTGTAATCAAGAACGCTAAAAATATCGAACAAGCAAGGAGCCTATTGAAATATTTCGGTATGCCTTTTAAGGCTAAGGAAGAAAAATAA
- a CDS encoding type Z 30S ribosomal protein S14: protein MAKNSQIARWKRAPKFSTRKYNRCSICGRSGGYLRRFQLCRICFRELVWQGLIPGVKKASW, encoded by the coding sequence ATGGCAAAGAATTCACAGATCGCAAGATGGAAAAGAGCGCCTAAGTTTTCAACTCGTAAATACAACCGTTGTTCAATTTGTGGAAGAAGTGGTGGATACTTAAGAAGATTTCAACTTTGTCGTATATGTTTTAGGGAGCTGGTTTGGCAGGGGCTTATCCCCGGCGTAAAAAAGGCCAGCTGGTAA
- the rpsH gene encoding 30S ribosomal protein S8 — protein MSRTDLIADVFTIIRNAILIKRDVVDVPASGNIKSIMAILKKNEYIDNFKLIEDKKQGMVRVYLKYNAGKSAIRNIKRVSKPGLRVYVRGKKVPAVLRGRGLAIVSTSKGVITDKEAKELGVGGEVIAYIW, from the coding sequence ATGTCAAGAACTGATTTAATTGCAGATGTTTTTACAATCATACGTAATGCTATATTGATTAAAAGGGATGTGGTTGATGTTCCGGCTTCTGGTAATATAAAATCAATTATGGCTATTCTTAAGAAGAATGAATATATTGATAATTTTAAATTGATTGAAGATAAGAAACAAGGCATGGTGAGAGTTTACCTGAAATATAATGCGGGAAAATCGGCGATCCGTAATATTAAGCGTGTTTCAAAGCCGGGTTTGCGGGTTTATGTAAGAGGCAAGAAGGTTCCCGCAGTATTGAGGGGCAGAGGGTTGGCGATTGTTTCTACCTCGAAAGGCGTTATCACTGATAAAGAAGCTAAAGAACTTGGTGTGGGCGGGGAAGTTATCGCCTATATCTGGTAA
- the rplF gene encoding 50S ribosomal protein L6 — MSRIGKKPVTIPKDVKIEVKDGVVLVQGPKGKLDRKLSDRISVEIKDDQLLVKRVADTKLDKSMHGLYRALIVNMIKGVTEGYLKELEIIGVGFKAAVAGDKLNMALGFSHPVNFTIPAGIKIETPKPTQLVIRGIDKELIGEVATEIRAIYPPEPYKGKGIRFVGEQVKKKVGKAQATGGAK; from the coding sequence ATGTCTAGGATTGGGAAAAAACCGGTAACAATACCTAAAGATGTAAAAATAGAAGTCAAAGATGGAGTAGTTTTGGTCCAGGGGCCTAAGGGTAAGCTTGACCGTAAACTTTCTGATCGGATTAGTGTTGAGATTAAAGATGATCAACTTTTGGTTAAAAGAGTAGCGGATACTAAGTTGGATAAATCTATGCATGGATTATACCGGGCTCTTATTGTGAATATGATTAAAGGTGTAACTGAAGGTTATCTTAAGGAGCTAGAGATTATCGGCGTGGGATTTAAAGCTGCGGTGGCTGGGGATAAATTAAATATGGCCTTAGGATTTTCGCATCCGGTGAATTTTACAATTCCCGCAGGTATTAAAATCGAAACTCCTAAACCCACTCAATTAGTCATAAGAGGCATAGATAAGGAGTTAATAGGGGAAGTGGCAACTGAAATACGCGCAATTTATCCTCCTGAGCCTTATAAGGGTAAAGGGATTCGTTTTGTAGGAGAACAGGTAAAGAAGAAGGTGGGTAAGGCGCAGGCAACTGGCGGTGCTAAATAA
- the rplR gene encoding 50S ribosomal protein L18, which yields MRKKEELRLKRHKRIKMKMLGTKEMPRLVVHRSLKNISAQLLDDTAGKVLFSFSTKDKGAKQKFTSAGNIKSAEIFGELFAKEAKEKGYSKVIFDRAGYLYHGRVKSFADALRKGGMEF from the coding sequence ATGAGAAAAAAAGAAGAGTTAAGGCTAAAGAGGCATAAACGAATTAAAATGAAGATGTTGGGTACCAAAGAGATGCCACGGTTGGTTGTGCATCGTTCTCTGAAAAACATCTCCGCTCAGCTTTTGGATGATACGGCGGGTAAGGTATTATTTTCTTTCTCTACCAAAGATAAGGGGGCAAAACAGAAATTTACCAGCGCCGGAAATATTAAATCGGCGGAAATTTTTGGAGAGTTGTTTGCTAAAGAAGCAAAGGAAAAAGGATATAGCAAAGTAATTTTTGATAGGGCAGGGTATCTTTATCATGGAAGGGTTAAATCTTTTGCCGATGCATTAAGAAAAGGTGGAATGGAGTTTTAA
- the rpsE gene encoding 30S ribosomal protein S5 translates to MRELNIGQQTDLIEKVISINRVTKVTKGGKKLHFSALVVVGDTKGRVGFALDKANEVAEAIRKSLTKAKKSLYKIPLEGATIPHEVVGKFGAASVLLKPASEGTGVIAAGPVRAICEAAGIKDILTKCLKSNNPINVIKATMQGLISLKA, encoded by the coding sequence ATGCGTGAATTAAATATTGGACAGCAAACAGACCTGATCGAGAAAGTTATTAGCATAAACCGCGTTACTAAGGTAACCAAGGGTGGAAAGAAATTGCATTTTAGTGCTTTAGTGGTTGTTGGCGATACTAAAGGGAGAGTGGGTTTTGCTTTAGATAAAGCCAATGAAGTCGCCGAAGCTATTCGGAAATCTTTGACGAAAGCTAAAAAAAGCCTGTATAAAATCCCTCTGGAGGGGGCAACTATTCCTCATGAGGTTGTTGGTAAATTTGGAGCGGCAAGTGTCCTGCTCAAACCTGCTTCTGAAGGTACAGGTGTTATTGCAGCAGGGCCGGTACGTGCAATCTGTGAAGCGGCTGGTATTAAAGATATACTCACTAAGTGTTTAAAATCAAATAATCCGATTAATGTTATCAAGGCTACGATGCAGGGATTAATAAGCCTAAAGGCTTAA